A region of Brevundimonas sp. NIBR10 DNA encodes the following proteins:
- a CDS encoding efflux RND transporter periplasmic adaptor subunit has product MNALRNRRLGIAMGALLLVGVGVGAGVVIAPRLDGAADGTAEGGGEREILYWYDPMVPNERYPGPGKSSMNMDTIPKYADEGGTNATPGVRIDPALSQNLGVRYATARRGVLEGDLSATAVVEYNERDIAVVQSRADGFVQRVYNRAPGDVIAAGAPLVDLLIPSWGGAQTEYLAVRRTGNTPLVQAARQRLVLMGMSESLITSVERSGRARNTITISTPTGGVIKTLGVRAGMSVAQGMTLAEINGLSTVWINAAIPEALASQLRVGKSVEVALAAFPGEPFTGRLTTLLPELVGDSRTVTGRIEMANRGGRLRPGMFGRVTFGGGSTSDLIVPTEAVIRTGERDIVMLALPEGRYQPAQVRIGREAGGQTEILAGLREGERIVASGQFLIDSEASLSGVAARPIGETSGPARAPASPTVGRPAAAAQTGESMAAPAQRGRSGR; this is encoded by the coding sequence ATGAACGCCCTTCGCAACAGACGCCTGGGCATCGCCATGGGCGCGCTTCTTCTGGTCGGGGTCGGCGTCGGGGCCGGCGTCGTCATCGCCCCGCGCCTGGACGGGGCCGCCGACGGGACCGCCGAGGGAGGAGGGGAGCGCGAGATCCTCTACTGGTACGATCCCATGGTTCCGAACGAACGATACCCGGGACCGGGGAAGTCGTCGATGAACATGGATACCATCCCCAAATATGCGGATGAGGGGGGAACCAACGCCACCCCGGGCGTCCGGATCGATCCGGCGCTGAGCCAGAATCTGGGGGTCCGGTATGCCACAGCCCGCCGTGGCGTTCTCGAGGGCGATCTCAGCGCCACAGCGGTGGTCGAATACAACGAACGGGACATCGCCGTGGTCCAGTCGCGCGCGGACGGCTTCGTGCAGCGGGTCTACAACCGCGCGCCGGGCGACGTGATCGCCGCGGGCGCGCCCCTGGTCGATTTGCTCATTCCGTCCTGGGGAGGAGCCCAGACGGAATATCTGGCCGTGCGGCGCACCGGCAATACGCCCCTAGTCCAGGCGGCGCGGCAGCGACTAGTGCTGATGGGCATGTCCGAGAGCCTGATCACGTCGGTCGAGCGCAGCGGGCGGGCGCGGAACACCATCACCATCTCGACGCCCACCGGCGGCGTGATCAAGACGCTGGGCGTGCGCGCCGGCATGAGCGTCGCCCAGGGCATGACCCTGGCCGAGATCAACGGCCTGAGCACCGTCTGGATCAACGCCGCCATCCCGGAGGCCCTGGCGAGCCAGCTGAGGGTTGGGAAGTCTGTCGAGGTGGCCCTGGCCGCCTTCCCGGGCGAGCCGTTCACGGGCCGCCTGACCACCCTGTTGCCGGAACTCGTCGGCGACAGCCGCACGGTCACCGGACGGATCGAAATGGCCAATAGAGGGGGGCGTCTGCGCCCCGGCATGTTCGGTCGGGTCACCTTCGGCGGCGGTTCGACGTCGGATCTGATCGTGCCGACCGAGGCGGTGATCCGGACCGGAGAACGTGACATCGTCATGCTAGCCCTGCCGGAGGGCCGCTATCAACCGGCCCAGGTCCGGATCGGACGGGAAGCCGGGGGGCAGACCGAGATCCTCGCCGGTCTCAGGGAAGGGGAACGGATCGTCGCGTCGGGGCAGTTCCTGATCGATTCCGAAGCCAGCCTGTCAGGCGTCGCGGCGCGGCCGATCGGCGAGACTTCCGGGCCCGCGCGCGCCCCGGCGTCGCCGACGGTCGGCCGGCCTGCCGCCGCCGCCCAAACGGGCGAATCCATGGCCGCGCCCGCTCAGCGCGGGAGGTCTGGGCGATGA
- a CDS encoding TolC family protein — translation MSVWTAPSKADPQTFDEALARAAAGAPGLRASALGVDAARAAARAAGRLPDPRLTFGLDGFPVTGPFTGQFDQDDFTMLRIGVEQDVPSRARRRAERDIAEAQIGIAGAEESVARREVQIATGLAWIDLFYAERRLAALDDVLKTLEPLWNTAPAGVASGAYRSANALGPVQLKANLDDRRSRLVADLEKARSELARWTGDNDPETAGAPPQDDLDLAALRDGIARLPAVRVYGAAARRADAEVDLARAGRRPDWSFEASYGRRDERFGDLFSVGASVRLPIFPGQRQDPVIAARAADALRVTAERQDAERLLTASLRSALAEHATAKDQWLRSRDVVLPNVLQRSDLETASYAAGRAGIVEVLEAFTAVANARLDTLDREAAVMRQVVQISLTYGNTDR, via the coding sequence GTGAGCGTCTGGACCGCGCCTTCCAAGGCCGACCCCCAGACCTTCGACGAGGCCCTGGCCCGCGCGGCGGCCGGAGCGCCCGGCCTCAGAGCCAGCGCCCTGGGGGTGGACGCCGCGCGTGCGGCGGCGCGGGCCGCCGGCCGGCTGCCGGATCCGCGTCTCACGTTCGGCCTCGACGGGTTTCCGGTGACCGGGCCGTTCACGGGCCAATTCGACCAGGACGACTTCACCATGCTCAGGATCGGCGTCGAGCAGGACGTGCCGAGCCGCGCGCGCCGTCGCGCTGAGCGAGACATCGCCGAGGCGCAGATCGGCATCGCCGGCGCCGAGGAGTCCGTCGCGCGGCGGGAGGTCCAGATCGCAACGGGACTGGCCTGGATCGACCTCTTCTACGCCGAACGCCGCCTCGCGGCCCTGGATGACGTTCTGAAAACCCTTGAGCCGCTGTGGAACACCGCGCCCGCCGGAGTCGCATCGGGCGCCTATCGGTCGGCGAACGCCCTCGGTCCGGTCCAGCTCAAGGCTAATTTGGACGATCGCCGCAGCCGGCTCGTCGCCGACTTGGAGAAGGCCCGGTCTGAGCTGGCGCGCTGGACGGGCGATAACGATCCCGAAACGGCGGGCGCGCCGCCGCAAGACGATCTCGACCTGGCCGCCTTGCGGGACGGCATCGCCCGGCTGCCGGCCGTGCGCGTCTATGGCGCCGCGGCGCGGCGCGCCGACGCCGAGGTCGATCTGGCGCGCGCAGGACGTCGGCCGGACTGGTCGTTCGAGGCCAGCTATGGCCGCCGCGACGAGCGGTTCGGCGACTTGTTCTCCGTCGGCGCGAGCGTGCGGCTGCCGATCTTTCCGGGGCAGAGGCAGGATCCCGTCATCGCGGCGCGCGCCGCTGACGCGCTGCGGGTCACCGCCGAGCGTCAGGACGCCGAGCGTCTGTTGACTGCTTCGCTGAGGAGCGCCTTGGCCGAACACGCGACGGCCAAGGATCAATGGCTCCGGTCGCGCGACGTCGTTCTGCCCAACGTCCTTCAGCGTTCCGATCTCGAAACCGCGAGCTATGCGGCGGGCAGGGCGGGCATCGTTGAAGTTCTCGAAGCCTTCACCGCCGTGGCGAACGCCCGGCTCGACACGCTCGATCGCGAGGCCGCCGTGATGCGCCAGGTGGTCCAGATCAGTCTCACCTATGGGAACACCGACCGATGA
- the copC gene encoding copper homeostasis periplasmic binding protein CopC: MTTRKILSVVGAVGALLLGATQAAAHARVVASNPAASASIASPRSLTVTFSERVVPAFSGLEVVNAAGAKFPVATTVSDDGMTVSGRTARPLAAGAYSLNWHAASADGHRMTGAIAFTVR; this comes from the coding sequence ATGACCACTCGCAAAATCCTTTCCGTCGTCGGCGCGGTCGGCGCCCTGCTGTTGGGGGCGACGCAGGCTGCCGCCCACGCGCGCGTCGTCGCCTCCAACCCGGCGGCGAGCGCGAGCATCGCCTCGCCGCGTTCGCTGACGGTCACCTTCAGCGAACGCGTCGTTCCCGCTTTCTCGGGCCTCGAGGTCGTGAACGCCGCCGGTGCCAAATTCCCGGTCGCGACCACCGTCTCCGATGACGGCATGACCGTTTCGGGACGGACGGCGCGACCGCTCGCGGCCGGCGCCTACAGCCTCAACTGGCATGCCGCCTCCGCCGACGGCCACCGTATGACCGGCGCCATCGCCTTCACGGTACGCTGA
- the copD gene encoding copper homeostasis membrane protein CopD, which yields MLDVLVILLRLAQYGGAVVLLGTPLFLLYGLRGSDAVALGWTRSLLVSAAAVVAIGSAAAFAAQTAVMAGSLTEGLKPATLGFMLTGTSLGPAFLVRTLAALLALLALIQDKPSRGLWKFVAVAGLIVGASFAWTGHGAATEGAGRYVHLTAAILHSWAAAVWLGALAALLILTLRRRSETVDGDRILYRALHGFAGVGSASVAVLVLSGLVNSWFMVGPDRIAGLLSTPYGLLLTGKLVLFALMLVLAAANRFYLTPHLGSALDDPEYLGPAISRLKRSLVMETLLALGLLALVSIMGTLAPVSAMEMAM from the coding sequence GTGCTCGACGTTCTGGTCATCCTGCTCCGGCTCGCGCAGTACGGCGGCGCGGTCGTCCTGCTCGGGACGCCGCTGTTCCTCCTCTACGGGTTGCGCGGGTCGGACGCGGTGGCCCTCGGCTGGACGAGATCCTTGCTGGTCAGCGCGGCGGCCGTGGTCGCCATAGGCTCCGCCGCCGCCTTCGCGGCCCAGACCGCTGTGATGGCGGGCTCGCTGACTGAAGGTCTCAAGCCGGCGACGCTCGGCTTCATGCTCACGGGCACGAGCCTCGGACCCGCCTTTCTCGTCCGGACGCTGGCCGCGTTGCTCGCGCTTCTTGCGCTCATTCAAGACAAGCCGTCCCGCGGCCTGTGGAAATTCGTCGCTGTCGCCGGTCTTATCGTCGGCGCCAGCTTCGCCTGGACGGGACACGGCGCGGCCACCGAAGGCGCGGGGCGCTATGTTCATCTGACGGCCGCGATCCTGCACAGCTGGGCGGCGGCGGTGTGGCTCGGCGCGCTCGCGGCCTTGCTGATCCTGACGTTGCGGCGGCGGTCAGAAACGGTCGATGGCGATAGGATCCTCTATCGAGCCCTTCACGGATTCGCCGGCGTCGGATCCGCATCGGTCGCCGTCCTGGTTCTGAGCGGACTGGTGAACAGCTGGTTCATGGTCGGACCCGATCGTATCGCTGGCCTCTTGAGCACGCCCTACGGTCTGCTGTTGACGGGCAAGCTCGTGCTCTTCGCGCTCATGCTGGTTCTGGCGGCCGCGAACCGCTTTTATCTGACGCCCCACCTCGGCAGCGCCCTGGACGATCCCGAGTATCTTGGCCCCGCCATTTCACGGCTGAAACGCAGCTTGGTGATGGAGACCCTCCTCGCCCTGGGGCTGCTGGCCCTGGTGTCCATCATGGGAACCCTGGCTCCGGTCTCGGCCATGGAAATGGCGATGTAG
- a CDS encoding type II restriction endonuclease: MRGRAVSDRVRDLIEQWRRDPAATYQTWFLWDERLKNFRSIRRGIGQVVKEIEAGRFGVAYRGSSLETIVHSVAEQRQIFKGADHAFLWKPKLRIPDIYENPANQRAFGRLLHHCSCCSTATEILAGIRTIDQLRIKGLGPAVANLIYFLHPTHVSPFNTAIVNGYNAITGSKVKLGSWEHYLAMRQGILALNARYSDLLSNDLGAIAGFLFDVGSGRYPAPPLDDESLSASGWDARLAEARAEAVKFEKTALQQGETDRTHTEIQAWVRDLGRALGYRVWIASNDRGRQHEGARLSEGCLEQLPPSLANGPGAESIRLIDVLWLEGDADRVAAAFEVEHSTTIYSGVVRMLDLALSGELNISAGLFLVAPDSRENDVRAQLQRPAFSRIADLNVRYLPYGELERHRASIARFGTGLRALTEISHRVT, translated from the coding sequence TTGAGGGGGCGCGCCGTGTCAGATCGAGTTCGTGATCTTATTGAACAGTGGCGGCGCGACCCGGCTGCGACCTACCAGACCTGGTTCTTGTGGGACGAGCGTCTGAAGAATTTCCGCTCCATCCGTCGCGGCATCGGCCAGGTCGTCAAGGAGATCGAAGCAGGCCGGTTCGGCGTGGCCTATCGCGGGTCGTCGCTGGAGACGATCGTTCATTCGGTGGCCGAACAACGGCAGATCTTCAAGGGCGCGGACCATGCCTTCCTCTGGAAGCCCAAACTTCGCATCCCGGACATCTACGAAAACCCGGCCAATCAACGCGCTTTCGGCCGGCTCCTGCATCACTGCAGCTGTTGTTCGACAGCAACGGAAATTCTCGCGGGCATCCGCACGATCGACCAACTCCGAATCAAGGGACTCGGGCCTGCAGTGGCCAACCTGATCTATTTTCTCCATCCCACCCACGTTTCGCCGTTCAATACCGCGATCGTCAACGGCTACAACGCGATCACCGGATCAAAGGTCAAGCTCGGGAGCTGGGAGCACTACCTTGCGATGCGGCAAGGAATTTTGGCCCTCAACGCTCGCTACAGCGATCTTCTGTCCAACGATCTCGGGGCGATCGCGGGCTTCCTGTTCGACGTGGGCTCCGGCCGTTATCCCGCGCCGCCCCTGGACGACGAGAGTCTGTCCGCCAGCGGCTGGGACGCGCGGCTGGCCGAAGCGCGCGCCGAAGCGGTCAAGTTCGAGAAGACCGCGCTCCAGCAGGGCGAGACGGACCGGACCCACACAGAGATCCAGGCCTGGGTCCGTGATCTGGGTCGCGCGCTGGGCTACAGGGTCTGGATCGCGTCCAATGACCGCGGGCGCCAGCACGAGGGCGCACGCCTGAGCGAGGGCTGCCTAGAACAACTACCGCCGTCGCTGGCGAACGGTCCAGGCGCCGAGTCCATCCGGCTGATCGACGTACTCTGGCTGGAGGGAGACGCGGACCGCGTGGCGGCCGCCTTCGAGGTCGAGCATTCCACCACGATCTACTCCGGTGTCGTGCGAATGCTGGACCTCGCCCTGTCAGGCGAACTAAACATCTCCGCCGGCCTTTTCCTGGTCGCTCCCGACAGCCGCGAAAACGATGTGCGGGCGCAGTTGCAACGTCCGGCCTTCAGCCGGATCGCCGATCTCAATGTGCGCTATCTGCCCTACGGAGAACTGGAACGGCACCGGGCATCAATCGCCCGCTTCGGAACCGGTCTCAGGGCTCTGACCGAGATTTCGCACCGCGTGACCTGA
- a CDS encoding PepSY domain-containing protein codes for MKVLKLSTQLHKWIALVVGLQVLFWVGGGLVMTAIPIETVRGEHRAVDLKPSPLELGALPALSEIARRAGVAPVQAELHTTPRGAAWTLKPASGEPVVVSAATGRPFGPMSAADASAFAKGAYKGEARVSGAVLLATAPEETGRTGPLWRVDFADREKTAFYLSPATGEVVTRRSGVWRIFDFFWRLHVMDWNDGEDFNHPLIIITTALTLSIVISGFILLWIRISRDLKMARAVRKREP; via the coding sequence ATGAAGGTTCTCAAGCTCTCCACCCAGCTGCACAAATGGATTGCGCTCGTCGTCGGCCTTCAGGTGCTGTTCTGGGTCGGCGGCGGTCTGGTGATGACGGCCATTCCGATCGAGACGGTGCGCGGCGAACATCGGGCGGTTGACCTCAAGCCGAGCCCGCTGGAGCTCGGCGCGCTTCCGGCACTGAGCGAGATCGCGCGCCGAGCGGGCGTCGCGCCTGTCCAGGCGGAGCTTCACACGACGCCGCGGGGGGCGGCCTGGACCTTGAAGCCGGCGTCGGGCGAGCCAGTCGTCGTGTCCGCCGCGACCGGCCGGCCGTTCGGACCGATGTCGGCCGCCGACGCCTCGGCCTTCGCCAAGGGCGCGTACAAGGGCGAGGCGCGGGTTTCCGGCGCGGTTCTTCTGGCGACGGCGCCCGAGGAGACGGGACGCACCGGACCGCTGTGGCGGGTAGACTTCGCCGACCGCGAAAAGACGGCCTTCTACCTGTCGCCAGCGACAGGCGAAGTGGTGACGCGCCGCTCGGGCGTGTGGCGGATCTTCGACTTCTTCTGGCGACTGCACGTCATGGACTGGAACGACGGCGAGGACTTCAATCACCCCCTGATCATCATCACTACCGCCTTGACCCTGAGCATTGTGATTTCGGGCTTCATCCTGCTGTGGATACGGATCTCCCGCGACCTGAAAATGGCGCGTGCGGTTCGCAAGCGGGAGCCATGA
- a CDS encoding DUF411 domain-containing protein codes for MRSMPTLSRRAFLAAGAGSVAVAACAPGARSSTELAVYKTPTCACCTAWVDHMRAAGFKARVNELPSLRSIRSTQGVPEALASCHTAMIGGYVLEGHVPAEDVRKLLAERPEAVGLAVPAMPLGSPGMETPDGQREPYETLLILKGGGTRVFARHG; via the coding sequence ATGAGATCGATGCCCACCCTTTCACGCCGTGCGTTTCTGGCCGCGGGGGCCGGCTCCGTCGCCGTCGCGGCCTGCGCTCCGGGCGCCCGTTCATCGACCGAGCTCGCGGTCTACAAGACCCCGACCTGCGCCTGTTGCACGGCCTGGGTGGATCACATGCGCGCCGCCGGCTTCAAGGCGCGGGTCAACGAACTCCCGAGCCTTCGCTCTATACGCAGCACCCAGGGCGTGCCCGAGGCGCTCGCCTCCTGCCACACGGCCATGATCGGCGGCTATGTCCTCGAGGGCCATGTGCCGGCCGAGGATGTCCGCAAGCTTCTGGCCGAACGTCCCGAGGCCGTGGGCCTCGCAGTGCCGGCGATGCCGCTGGGGTCTCCCGGCATGGAGACGCCAGACGGCCAACGTGAGCCCTATGAGACCCTGCTGATCCTCAAGGGCGGCGGTACGCGCGTCTTCGCGCGTCACGGCTAG
- a CDS encoding nuclear transport factor 2 family protein, translating to MMFRSALAGSAVAALLATSGQAQAQSQAPARSHAPGSAHTPGSAHAPGDAQSADEAQVRAVVTAYKDAIERMDVSQTPALFWTDSEIFENGGVEGSFAYYLEHHLGPEFADLAGFDFRNHEMKVEVDGDTAFVSETYTFHITFKYGARAPIERRGAATSVLRKRGDEWRFDVYHSSARPFRPAA from the coding sequence ATGATGTTCCGTTCAGCACTCGCCGGATCGGCGGTCGCCGCCCTCCTCGCGACCTCCGGCCAAGCGCAAGCTCAATCACAGGCGCCGGCCCGCTCCCACGCCCCCGGCTCGGCCCATACGCCAGGCTCGGCGCACGCCCCCGGCGATGCGCAATCCGCTGACGAGGCCCAGGTCCGAGCGGTCGTCACCGCCTACAAGGACGCCATCGAGCGGATGGACGTGTCGCAGACGCCGGCCCTGTTCTGGACCGACTCGGAGATCTTCGAGAACGGCGGCGTGGAGGGATCGTTCGCCTATTATCTGGAGCACCATCTCGGGCCCGAATTCGCCGATCTGGCCGGCTTCGACTTCCGCAACCACGAAATGAAAGTCGAGGTTGACGGCGACACCGCCTTCGTGAGCGAGACCTACACCTTCCACATCACCTTCAAGTACGGAGCCCGGGCCCCCATAGAGCGCCGCGGCGCCGCCACGAGCGTCCTGCGCAAGCGGGGTGACGAGTGGAGGTTCGACGTCTATCACTCCTCGGCCCGGCCCTTCCGCCCCGCCGCCTGA
- a CDS encoding DUF2231 domain-containing protein, with protein MSIRKLLSGIALVVALSVSAPAFAHEDHDKQAAARAQAAAPAGAVPEGGVMAMPGMAMDMDHGAMTADEGPKPMPQRLYRWLGAMHPAAVHFPIALFLVAALLEIAALTLRRPVLTQGTRVIIALAAISAVAAVALGWFAMGLPGKDDVTHLYHRWLGTSIAALGLLSWWAKEQWVRRPGRGRELIYIGLLTVTAAAVVVNGLLGGMLTHGMRHLMF; from the coding sequence ATGTCGATACGCAAACTTCTGTCGGGGATCGCCCTGGTGGTGGCGCTGTCTGTCAGCGCGCCCGCGTTCGCGCACGAGGATCATGACAAGCAGGCCGCGGCCCGTGCCCAGGCCGCCGCGCCGGCGGGCGCCGTGCCAGAAGGCGGCGTGATGGCCATGCCGGGGATGGCTATGGACATGGACCACGGGGCCATGACGGCGGACGAGGGTCCCAAGCCAATGCCCCAGCGCCTGTATCGCTGGCTCGGCGCCATGCATCCCGCCGCCGTCCATTTCCCGATCGCGCTGTTCCTCGTCGCCGCGCTCCTCGAGATCGCCGCCCTGACGCTGCGTCGGCCGGTCCTGACCCAGGGCACGCGGGTGATCATCGCCCTGGCGGCGATCTCCGCGGTCGCCGCGGTGGCGCTGGGATGGTTCGCTATGGGGCTGCCCGGGAAGGACGATGTGACTCACCTCTACCATCGGTGGCTCGGCACCTCGATCGCCGCGCTCGGCCTGCTGAGCTGGTGGGCGAAGGAACAATGGGTCCGCCGGCCGGGGCGCGGGCGCGAGCTGATCTACATCGGTCTTTTGACCGTGACCGCCGCCGCCGTGGTGGTCAACGGCCTGCTGGGCGGGATGCTGACCCATGGCATGAGGCATCTGATGTTCTGA
- a CDS encoding periplasmic heavy metal sensor — protein sequence MKRGWQAIALTAVLAAVASGAGTWISASWVLSRREPPSLHDIVHHDLKLSPDQLTRIDAVEARFAARRPALEADVRAANQELARAIARSDGDGPQVQAAVDHFHVAMGALQKETIAHVFEMRSVLTPAQAEVFDDRIVEALAPDEG from the coding sequence ATGAAGCGCGGCTGGCAGGCCATCGCCCTGACGGCCGTCCTGGCGGCGGTCGCCAGCGGCGCGGGCACTTGGATCAGCGCCAGCTGGGTGCTGAGCCGGCGCGAACCGCCATCCCTGCACGACATCGTGCACCACGACCTGAAGCTCTCGCCCGACCAGCTGACCCGCATCGACGCAGTCGAAGCCCGGTTCGCCGCGCGCCGGCCCGCGCTCGAAGCGGACGTCCGCGCGGCCAATCAGGAACTGGCGCGCGCGATCGCACGGAGCGACGGCGACGGTCCCCAGGTCCAGGCGGCGGTGGACCATTTCCACGTCGCCATGGGCGCCTTGCAGAAGGAGACGATCGCCCACGTCTTCGAGATGCGGTCCGTTCTGACGCCGGCCCAGGCCGAGGTATTCGACGACCGTATCGTCGAGGCCCTCGCGCCCGACGAAGGCTAG
- a CDS encoding RNA polymerase sigma factor — MDSPNDLSARAAGGDRAAFSELMRQTKTSLFRFVRRYVGDEQDAWDLLQDTYAAAWINIRRYDPVRPFEAWIRTIALNKCRDWSRRRFVRRLIRGDVDLSSPEAMSVPDGAEAVDDRMDASARLARLNEAMSRLPPHLKAPLMLTAIEGRSQAETAGMLGVSIKTVETRVARARRKLSEALDDTPAVRAALE; from the coding sequence GTGGACAGCCCCAACGACCTGTCAGCCCGCGCCGCCGGCGGGGACCGGGCGGCCTTCAGCGAGTTGATGCGGCAGACCAAGACTTCTCTGTTCCGTTTCGTCCGGCGCTATGTCGGCGATGAACAGGACGCCTGGGACCTGTTGCAGGACACCTATGCGGCGGCCTGGATCAACATTCGCCGCTACGACCCGGTCCGACCCTTCGAGGCCTGGATCCGGACCATCGCACTCAATAAATGCCGGGACTGGAGCCGTCGCCGCTTCGTTCGGCGGCTCATCCGGGGCGACGTCGACCTGTCGTCGCCGGAAGCCATGTCCGTGCCGGACGGGGCCGAGGCGGTGGATGACCGGATGGATGCCAGCGCAAGGCTGGCGCGGTTGAACGAGGCCATGAGCCGTCTGCCGCCGCACCTCAAGGCTCCGCTTATGCTGACGGCAATCGAAGGGCGCAGTCAGGCGGAAACGGCCGGGATGCTGGGTGTCTCCATCAAGACCGTGGAGACCCGCGTGGCGCGGGCTCGTCGCAAGCTGTCCGAGGCGCTGGACGACACGCCCGCTGTCCGGGCCGCTCTTGAGTGA
- a CDS encoding copper resistance CopC family protein, protein MNRSILTSLAALAALAPVSLAQAQSHSHAGMSAQDHAAMQAPANGVVTAPADNAMLAVAPTTFSATFPHAMTLTSLRLTGPDARSIDVAVVDDAAPVTTVSAPLPILAPGSYSAAWAAKGADGHQMNGLVRFMVH, encoded by the coding sequence ATGAACCGTTCAATCCTCACCAGCCTGGCCGCTCTGGCGGCGCTGGCTCCCGTCTCCCTCGCCCAGGCCCAGAGCCATTCGCACGCGGGCATGTCGGCGCAGGATCACGCCGCCATGCAGGCCCCCGCCAACGGCGTCGTCACCGCGCCCGCGGACAACGCCATGCTAGCGGTCGCGCCGACGACCTTCTCGGCGACGTTCCCGCACGCCATGACCCTGACCTCTCTCAGGCTGACGGGCCCTGACGCCCGGTCCATCGACGTGGCTGTGGTCGACGACGCGGCGCCGGTCACCACGGTCAGCGCGCCCCTCCCCATCCTGGCCCCCGGATCCTATTCCGCCGCCTGGGCCGCGAAGGGCGCCGACGGCCACCAGATGAACGGCCTCGTCCGTTTCATGGTTCACTGA
- a CDS encoding HAD family hydrolase, translated as MIDLDDTLLSAYRRPDLAWRSVCQVYQTELGDLAPDVAARALTEAGRAFWSDPDSHAVGRADPKQARRVIAAKAFEALRRDSSPTVSPEIAERIADAFSLHRDRQMRLEPKADAVLVQLRDAGYRLALLTNGAGPLQRAKIERFGLASRFHHIQIEGEVGVGKPDPGAFRRVFAALNVDPPEVCVVGDSLEWDIRPAKALGCFTILYDPEAGQAVGRGFGDAHVVTRTLASLAPHLQERSSPPGRMDRAGRRSRRAD; from the coding sequence GTGATCGATCTGGATGACACCCTGCTCTCAGCCTATCGCCGCCCTGATCTGGCGTGGCGCAGCGTCTGTCAGGTATACCAGACCGAGCTTGGCGACCTCGCTCCGGACGTTGCAGCGCGCGCCCTGACGGAGGCGGGGCGGGCCTTCTGGAGCGATCCGGACAGCCACGCCGTGGGCCGCGCAGACCCGAAGCAGGCCCGGCGCGTCATCGCAGCCAAAGCCTTCGAGGCCTTGCGGCGCGACAGTAGTCCAACGGTATCTCCCGAGATCGCAGAGCGCATCGCCGACGCCTTCAGCCTCCATCGCGACCGGCAGATGCGGCTCGAACCCAAGGCGGACGCCGTGTTGGTCCAACTGCGGGACGCTGGATACCGGCTCGCGCTGCTCACCAACGGCGCCGGTCCACTGCAGCGCGCCAAGATCGAGCGTTTCGGTCTGGCTTCGCGTTTCCATCATATCCAGATTGAAGGCGAGGTCGGCGTTGGCAAGCCCGATCCGGGCGCGTTCAGGCGAGTGTTTGCCGCCTTGAACGTCGATCCGCCCGAGGTCTGTGTCGTCGGAGACAGTCTGGAATGGGACATTCGCCCGGCCAAGGCGCTGGGCTGTTTCACCATTCTGTACGACCCGGAGGCTGGCCAAGCTGTAGGACGCGGTTTCGGCGACGCCCACGTTGTGACCCGGACATTGGCGAGCTTGGCGCCCCACCTTCAGGAGCGTAGTTCGCCCCCCGGCCGGATGGATCGCGCCGGCCGGCGATCACGGCGCGCCGACTGA